Genomic window (Primulina eburnea isolate SZY01 chromosome 8, ASM2296580v1, whole genome shotgun sequence):
AGATAATCTCTATGGACAAATATTTTTTATCTGATAAGAATCAGATACCAGTGAAGATCAAAGAATTAGGAGGCGTGATTGATAGCAAGATTGGGGCTGGAGGGGTGATTCTTGACTTGGGTAATTTGAAATGGCTTGTGGAGCAGCCTGCGAGTTCTGGTTTGACGCAGCAACAGCAAATGATATCTGAAATTGGAAGGGCTGCCATAGCGGAAATGGCGAACTTATTGACCCGGTTTGAAGGTGGAAGTAAGGATAATAGGCTTTGGTTTATTGGAACTGCAACATGTGAGACTTATTTGAGGTGTCAGGTTTATCATTCAAACATGGAAAATGATTTGGATCTGCAAGCAGTGCCGGTTGCTTCGAAATCGCCTCTTCCTGGAATGTTTCCCAGGTATATTTTCCCATTAAATTGATTGAATTATGGTTCTGGGACGCAGTTAGATATACTTTATGCTTTGATGATTGAATTACTTATTGTATATAAGGATTGAATTACTTATTATATATAAGGATTGAATTTTTGGTTTTTGTTTATTGATATGACGGTTTGATAGGGTTGAATCTTGGGTATGAATTCGTTGTTTGATTGTAGTTCATGTGACTGTTATCTTCTTGATGCGCTAAAAGAGAGAATTCTTGGTAACTAAATTGGGGTTCTTAAAAACTTTTATGCCTTAAATTAGTTGAATTTGAAAGGATGAGAATCATTGTCATCTTATTCACTTTGCTAGTTTCGTGGGACATTTTAATTTGTTTTGCTTTTTATGATGATCTTATTTTTATATGTGTTATAGACTTGGAACCGAGAGGATTTCATGCAATCCGATGGAGTCTTTGATTCCTCTGAAGGCAACTCCAACTCCACTGCCTGCTTTAACAAGGCGTGTATCTGAGAACTTAGATACTACTCCACAAACTGCCTTTTGTTCTCAATGTTCAGAAAATTACGAGAAAGAGCTGGCTAAACTTGCTGCGATCGAGAAATCATTTTCCGAAGCTAAGCAAGACGCCACGAAGACATCTTTGCCACAATGGATGCGAAACGTTGAACTTGATAGTAGTGATGCTAAAACAACTGATCAGTCACTGGTATGTTTCcgttttgaattttaaaagttGGGGAAAGAGATGAATTTAATCGAAGGGTGCTTATGTTACTTTTTTGGTTTACAGGGGAAGGGACAAGGGTCGCTTTCAAAGCATAAGATTCAAGAACTTCAGAAGAAATGGAAGGATGCTTGCTTGAATCTTCATCCGAACTTTCATCAGAATAAACGTTCAGAAAAACTTGCTATGCCTACTCTCTCAATGACGAGTTTCTTGAATACGAACTTGCTCTCACGTCCATCATTCCAGCCGAAATTgcagactatgaaacccatcgGGGAAACTTTTCAGCTCAACACAACTCCGGTAGCAATTCAACAACTTGCAGAACGCGAGAATAGCCGTCCAGGAAGTCCAGTGCAGACAGAGCTTGTTCTTGGAAGAAAAAAGACTGATAGTGTACTCGAAGAAGCTCCTGAAAATGAGGCAAAAGATTTTCTCAGTTGCATCTCTTCTGAACCGCATACTAAGTTATTCGATAAGTTCGCCGATAAACTGGACGCTGATACATACAAAAAACTCCTAAAGGGCCTAATGGAGAGAGCATGGTGGCAAGCAGAAGCAGCCTCGTCTATTGCTTCAGCAATTTCACGTTGCAGATTAGGCAATGGAAAGCGTCGGAGTGGTGGATCGAGGGGTGATATTTGGTTATTATTCACAGGACCGGACCGAGTTGGTAAGAATAAGATGGCTTCTGTTTTGGCTGACCAGATATGTGGTGCCAATCCAATAACAATATGTCTAGGCACGAGAAGGAAAGATGGAGAATTGGATATGAACTTCCGTGGGAGAACAGCGATTGATCGCATTACAGAGGCCATTAGAAGGAATCCTGTTTCGGTGATTTTGCTCGAGGACATCGATGAAGCAGATATGTTGGTTCGTGGGAGCATAAAACGTGCGATCGAGAGAGGCAGGCTCATCGATTCTCATGGTCGTGAAGTCGGTCTTGGAAATGCCATATTTGTTCTTACGGGAGATTGGTCTACACCTGATCCCGAATTGTTGAGAAATGGACATTTTGTAGATGAAAAGAAGCTGGCCTCCACAGCAAGTGGAAACTGGCAGTTGGGACTGGTTTTAAGAGATAAAAGTTCGAAAAGACGAGCAAATTGGTTGCACGAAGAACATGGATCGATGAAATCGAGGAAAGAAATGGGATCTGGCCTCTCTCTCGACCTAAATCTTGCGGCATCCACTGATCATGATAATTATAGAACAGATGGATCTAATAATTCGAGTGATCTCACAATGCACCACGAGGACGATCTTGGCCTCGCGAACCGGCCATTCTCTATTTCATCGGTGCCTCAGGAACTCGTCAATAATGTTGATGATACCATATTATTCAAGCCAGTTGACTCGGCTTTTGTCACTCAGGAGATCAAGAAAACAATGTCCATTAAATTTGCCATGACTGTTGATGACAAATTGTCTTTAGAAGTCGAAGATGATGTTGTGGAAAAGATCTTAGGTGGGCTATGGCATGACCGGACCAGTCTCGAAAAATGGATCGAAAATGTTTTGGCACCGAGCTTCGATCAACTGAAGGCACGGCTCCCATTCGGCGACAGGAGTAGCTTGGTTGCTCGTCTGGTGATCGAGTCAGATTCGATTGACCATGGCAAGAGCAAGAATAATGGAGATTGGCTGCCTAGTAGCATCATAGTATAAGCAGAGTATGAAGTTGAAACTTTTTGGGGGTACAAATCATATTTATGATTTCTTTTAGACACAGTTGTAAATATGGAAACTATTGGGTAGGATTATAGGAAGAAATGTTACAGCTAAAGAGTAAAGATATGGGAAAAAAACGACTTTTTGAGAGTGAAATTTGAAAGTCCAACGACCCTTGAGTTGTTCCTTCTTTtatcatttatttattatttttccctaatttttcttttttgatcTTGTAATAATTTTTAACTACTCTCCTCGTCGAATTGTTGTGTATTGAATCCAATGTCTGCGTCATAGAAAAGCATAAAAATTGGAAAGTATGATTTCTTCAGGTCAGTTATCGAGTTGAGTTGAGTTCGATTGAtccgaaaattttatttttttttaaaaaaatatattaataaacattgcttatatttttatattattgtatttttggaaaaatatttattgtatatttatataataaattctcataatttaatatttattttgaaaaaatacaACTGTGTAAGTGTTATAAGGTCAGTTATCGTGTCTAATCCGATATGACCAAACAAGAAAATCTCACACCTAAACCAGAGGATTAGTGGGCGGTATCAGATTTTGACATTCCTAtccaattttgaaatatttgccCCAACATCGTCATTTTTGTCATTGAGGGCACAAATGTCATTTCAGTTATTaggttttttttgttttttgaaatAGTCTTTCATGGCTTTTGAGTTTGTGCTGACAGACTTTTCATTAGACGTAGTCAAATTTAAACTTTTGGCTTTGATTATTCGGCTGGAAATGTGGGCCCACGTGACACGTTTTTGCATGGCTACGTGTCACGTTTTGCAAATGCAATCACATGAAAAGCCCGACTATTATGGCAAAATAACGACCAGAtttcttattaaaattaaaaaaaaatacatttatgTGCCacacaattattttttttatatttaaattttttttatcttggtCCAAGTTTCATTCGACTAATCCTAAATATGATAATAATTTATACACATTCAAAATAAACACAAAAACTCATATAgtatgattttatatgttaattttGTGTTACAAATATTCTATTCGAGTCaccaatgaaaaatattacttattatatcaaagtattatttttattccaaATATAAACATGATTAATCTGTCTCACGAAAAAAATCCATAATATCGTCTTACAATAAACCTACTCAGAATAAACCTAGTTGCCAAATCAACCGCGATTCAATTCTATGTTTTTCAGAATAAGAGAATTTATCTTTCAAATATACTTGTACACGTGTTGGTAATATGTATACGTGTTTGGAGATTTATTTTTCCTTAAAGGTATGAAGTTGAGATGATAATAAAATCATCACAATTTTATGATGTCCAATTACAAGTCATACTAAGCAAGAAATATGGTTAGAttcgtcaaaaaaaaaaaaaaaaaaaagaaatatggTTAGAATTACTGGCTATTATTAATTGTGATTGTTGATTATTATGGTTTTTATTCTTGATGTGGTCAAAgtcaacatttttatttttatttttttaagtaaCAGTTGCATGTTATTTATGTACACTTAACTTGGACATTtaagaaatatattttattttattttatattatattatattatatatatacacacacattccAATAATAATTAAGTCGTAATTTATGCCTTTTGTGGTCTGGATTTTATGGCAGTTGGACAGGAAAAACATGTGTGTTTTAGGATTTTAATTAGGCATAAAATGCATTTTAATGTCCCAACGAATGGTTGAGGTCGAGCAATAAGTATTTTTTTCCTTAGCAAAGAGTACTTATTTTTTAGATCAGTGAAATTTgttcatataaaataaattcaaataagatttattcgttttaaaaagaaaagaattatactccaaaaacaaaacaaaaaagatTTACCCGACATAATTTTATCTTTTACGCATTTTCCCAAAAAAGTCAGTTTAAGTTGGTAGATTGTTTTTTGTTTGAATATTCTACgaatttaaatttcaaaaacaTCGAAATTGTAGCATGATTCCATCTCCAATTTCGCATCAGTTACGTTTTAAACTGGGtttctattttattaaatcttatgcaaaaacaatttttattttaataatattatgaaatatattttatatatatacgaaTACAAACTGCatataaagcccttgaatataagTATCATGACATCCACAAGTCATATGAATTATGAAATTCATTACAATGggtattgtatttttaattttgttcctagtcgattcagtcgcaaaaaaagaagaagataaagGTCGTTCGAACTAGAGACTATCATATGTGATTTAAACGCGACGTTCATTGGTAAGGACATGAAAATGTCCATTCATACAGATGGATGCTCAGATGAAGCACTGAAAAACCCTCCTTCAAACTTTTCAAATGGTTATAACTTATCTAGTGGATTCGTTAGGAATTATAGTTTTACCCTATTAGTTCTTAGACTCGGAACTACATGAAGGTTTTACATACTAGCGATacactttgactcgtttactgaCTCCAAAAAAGCAATCAAGTAGCGAGTTTGAGTGTGTCCTAACATACATAGGAGCCAATGTATTTTAGTGTGGGATTCATCGGTTACCTACGGGTGTGAATATCCTATATGATATGATGAGTTAATACTGTATGAAATCTTTGACcagaataagacatgtgtaTTATGAAAATATGTTTCCTTAGTTGCACATACAATGTCAATGTGattactcaaagatacatcacatagttatcgaatttatttacaactctcgatatactgATAGTTGCAaattcgatcgagatatatgtaTTAAAGAGACTGTATTGTATACTAACCATAACCCACTAGTTATTCTgtgcactatcagtgatacttaGAGGATAATGAGACAGTGATACTAGacactcttaccatgatccgatgggtacaATCAGACTTGAttatgacattcttgatcaagaagttgatgaaatattaaataatgaGACTAATCAGGATAATCCCGAATAAGAACAAATGTTGTCCTAATCACATGAAGTTGTGAACAAACGGCTAATTGTATCCATGAACCATCGATGATCACACAAGTGTTGATGTATTCCGATTGAGATAGTcgaattcaatgagttgaatttggTGATTGtaatttgatggagatcaatCAGATATCTTATAAAATACTTTGTAAGTAGGACCATATTTGGAAGTTGTGGAAGTTAGCATTGTCACGCCACGAGCCCGGGCTCgtgcctgcgtgactgcacaatgggcccctatagcaa
Coding sequences:
- the LOC140839434 gene encoding protein SUPPRESSOR OF MAX2 1A-like, producing the protein MRAALSTIQQTLTSDAANVLNLSIAEAGRRNHGQTTPLHVAATLLASPTGFLRQACIRSHPNSSHPLQCRALELCFSVALERLPTAQNVSAQATEPPISNALMAALKRAQANQRRGCPEQQQQPLLAVKVELEQLIISILDDPSVSRVMREASFSSPAVKSTIEQSMNSSTTQSNHQHQINASNVNFGANFAGIVPRISSNPGLLSSPVAHISPVPNRNLYLNPRLQQGGAAQASTQKGEEVKRVLEIMARTKKKNPVLVGDTELESVVKELLRKIENQELGNDEILKNAQIISMDKYFLSDKNQIPVKIKELGGVIDSKIGAGGVILDLGNLKWLVEQPASSGLTQQQQMISEIGRAAIAEMANLLTRFEGGSKDNRLWFIGTATCETYLRCQVYHSNMENDLDLQAVPVASKSPLPGMFPRLGTERISCNPMESLIPLKATPTPLPALTRRVSENLDTTPQTAFCSQCSENYEKELAKLAAIEKSFSEAKQDATKTSLPQWMRNVELDSSDAKTTDQSLGKGQGSLSKHKIQELQKKWKDACLNLHPNFHQNKRSEKLAMPTLSMTSFLNTNLLSRPSFQPKLQTMKPIGETFQLNTTPVAIQQLAERENSRPGSPVQTELVLGRKKTDSVLEEAPENEAKDFLSCISSEPHTKLFDKFADKLDADTYKKLLKGLMERAWWQAEAASSIASAISRCRLGNGKRRSGGSRGDIWLLFTGPDRVGKNKMASVLADQICGANPITICLGTRRKDGELDMNFRGRTAIDRITEAIRRNPVSVILLEDIDEADMLVRGSIKRAIERGRLIDSHGREVGLGNAIFVLTGDWSTPDPELLRNGHFVDEKKLASTASGNWQLGLVLRDKSSKRRANWLHEEHGSMKSRKEMGSGLSLDLNLAASTDHDNYRTDGSNNSSDLTMHHEDDLGLANRPFSISSVPQELVNNVDDTILFKPVDSAFVTQEIKKTMSIKFAMTVDDKLSLEVEDDVVEKILGGLWHDRTSLEKWIENVLAPSFDQLKARLPFGDRSSLVARLVIESDSIDHGKSKNNGDWLPSSIIV